From Gemmatimonadota bacterium, a single genomic window includes:
- a CDS encoding VWA domain-containing protein, with the protein MDLAFLNLTFLFGALGAAVPLILHLVRRQRAGIHVFSMVRFLISSQRSIVRQQRFRRLLLLLLRMAACALLAVIFARPFLRDQDETVFAGTQPEAVAILVDTSYSMGYGNRIALAKRRAAEILNDLQTGDQVALLTFAVQARVIRELGSSHSELPVLVDSEVSATFQATDYVEALRAADDQLSGSDFDRRTVYLVSDFQQSGWNPRSGGWKLGPGVQLRMIDVGDAQDDNSAVTGVEIPTVAGMESSAAASVESSGSPASEGRALSADGRTLDVAVRIRNFGQAPFRDEVTLRVNGIETGKRRIDIPPHSGRVEIFRQTFGSATNTGEVILGEDGLPVDNRFYFTVNAPTPVRVLCLEERSRPDRPSEAAYYLSQALSLRRDPPVVVDVLSPDALTAIDTSEYDVVISANLSVLPRASKDRLTGYVLSGGSLIIALNPAVSSGIFNSSFGELLPGRIASLSSPDSPRDRDRYRLLTDVNYQHPVFQPFSGPRHGDFGTVRFFRTARFDPDSSASVPARFDDGAAAVAEKPLGNGRTFLVLSTFDLAWTDFPIREVFVPFLYESIDYLASRGTLHERGAGLYRLAGEAVRLPDGAQHVELPSGEQVPVETSRSGRKLFTQTRQPGLYRVQSAGGRQTFAVNLDTRESDFTRLDPQAFAAALINPVAVSPEVRETESQDRLARDAEVERRQGIWWILGFTLIALVLGETLLANRTHR; encoded by the coding sequence ATGGACCTGGCCTTCCTGAACCTCACGTTCCTCTTCGGCGCGCTGGGCGCTGCCGTCCCGCTGATCCTGCACCTGGTGCGAAGGCAGCGGGCCGGGATCCACGTCTTCAGCATGGTCCGTTTCCTCATTTCGTCCCAGCGGTCCATCGTCCGCCAGCAGCGATTTCGCCGTCTCTTGCTGCTGCTGCTGCGCATGGCGGCCTGCGCGCTGCTGGCCGTGATTTTCGCGCGGCCCTTCCTCCGGGATCAGGACGAAACCGTTTTCGCGGGCACCCAGCCTGAAGCGGTGGCCATTCTGGTCGATACCTCCTACAGCATGGGATACGGGAACCGCATCGCCCTGGCGAAGCGGCGGGCGGCCGAAATCCTGAACGATCTGCAGACCGGCGACCAGGTGGCGCTGCTGACCTTCGCCGTCCAGGCGCGGGTCATCCGGGAACTCGGGTCGAGCCACTCCGAACTGCCCGTCCTGGTGGACTCCGAGGTCAGCGCGACATTCCAGGCGACGGACTACGTGGAAGCGCTGCGCGCCGCCGACGACCAGCTGAGCGGGTCGGACTTCGACCGCCGGACGGTCTACCTCGTTTCCGATTTCCAGCAGTCCGGCTGGAATCCACGGTCCGGCGGATGGAAGCTCGGTCCGGGCGTCCAGCTCCGGATGATCGACGTGGGGGACGCGCAGGACGACAATTCCGCCGTCACCGGCGTGGAGATCCCTACCGTTGCAGGCATGGAATCTTCGGCCGCCGCCAGCGTGGAATCTTCGGGCTCGCCGGCCAGCGAGGGTCGCGCGCTGTCCGCGGACGGCCGTACCCTGGACGTGGCCGTCCGGATCCGGAACTTCGGACAGGCGCCCTTTCGGGACGAGGTGACACTCCGGGTCAACGGGATCGAGACCGGCAAACGGCGGATCGACATTCCCCCGCACTCCGGACGGGTGGAGATCTTCCGGCAGACTTTCGGATCGGCCACGAATACGGGTGAGGTGATACTGGGAGAAGACGGGCTCCCGGTGGACAACCGGTTCTACTTCACCGTGAATGCGCCTACGCCCGTGCGGGTCCTCTGCCTGGAGGAAAGATCGCGGCCGGACCGCCCGTCGGAGGCCGCGTACTACCTGTCCCAGGCGCTGTCGCTGCGCCGGGACCCGCCGGTCGTCGTGGACGTGCTGTCCCCGGACGCGTTGACCGCGATAGATACATCGGAATACGACGTGGTCATCTCGGCCAACCTGTCCGTCCTGCCGCGGGCCTCGAAGGACAGGCTGACCGGGTACGTGCTATCGGGCGGCAGTCTGATAATCGCCTTGAATCCCGCCGTATCTTCGGGTATATTCAATTCATCTTTCGGCGAACTGCTGCCTGGACGCATCGCATCGCTTTCGTCGCCGGACAGCCCGCGAGACCGAGACCGGTACCGGTTGCTGACGGACGTGAATTATCAGCACCCTGTCTTCCAGCCCTTTTCCGGTCCCCGTCACGGTGATTTCGGTACGGTACGGTTCTTCCGCACGGCACGGTTCGACCCCGACTCCTCGGCGTCAGTCCCGGCTCGATTCGATGACGGCGCCGCCGCCGTAGCAGAAAAGCCCCTGGGAAACGGCCGCACGTTCCTGGTCCTTTCCACTTTCGACCTTGCGTGGACCGATTTTCCCATACGGGAGGTATTCGTTCCGTTTCTGTACGAGAGTATAGACTACCTGGCCTCCCGGGGAACGTTACACGAGCGCGGTGCCGGGTTGTACCGCCTGGCGGGGGAGGCCGTCAGACTGCCGGACGGCGCGCAACACGTGGAACTTCCATCCGGCGAACAGGTCCCGGTGGAAACGTCCCGGTCGGGCAGGAAGCTGTTCACGCAGACGCGGCAACCGGGGTTGTACCGGGTGCAGTCGGCGGGAGGGCGGCAGACCTTCGCGGTCAACCTCGACACCCGTGAATCCGACTTCACCAGGTTGGACCCTCAAGCCTTCGCCGCGGCGCTGATCAATCCCGTGGCCGTGAGTCCGGAAGTACGGGAAACCGAGTCGCAGGACCGGCTGGCCCGGGACGCCGAGGTTGAACGCCGCCAGGGAATCTGGTGGATCCTGGGATTCACACTCATCGCCCTGGTTCTCGGAGAGACCCTGTTGGCGAATCGAACGCACAGGTGA
- a CDS encoding DUF4175 domain-containing protein, giving the protein MSTERSILQDALCSVLRRWRAMLVIRGVSVIAIAGVMLFLIGVTVVHLLDPTGLARILYLSAAAGILGWLAFRFLLAPLRQSPTDLQVARYIEERHPALNDALVSAVEYGDTHLRRPQKDLMDQVLEYVAGYTEQIEYKKIVDRRRHARLQAAAAGAVLVLAVMILLEPGYFGRSALRLVSWTQLEPALPGGIRVEPGDVRISRGHSLTVTAILGSGLAPDPSLFVRFGQDEDWSTLDLYTTDSERTFAGDIHGIGENARYYVAVAGTRSSEFQITAIDPPYVERIDARYDFPDYMDLVSKTEEDRGDITAPVGTRVALRITASKPVVSGAMRYSDGRSLELEVAGEDLEGAFVVREDLSYSIHVVDSDGIANDDPVEYYVRALQDRAPRVTILEPERDTRVSPVDEVMIRAEAEDDFGLASFSLNYAVNGGDEVVVDLGAMQRESSGTVWEGEHVVYLENLGVQPGDFVAYYAEADDRRTEAGTSATDIYFIEIKPFDATYRQAEGGG; this is encoded by the coding sequence ATGTCGACGGAACGATCCATCCTTCAAGATGCCCTGTGTAGCGTACTCCGCCGCTGGCGTGCCATGCTGGTCATCCGCGGCGTCTCGGTCATCGCGATCGCCGGGGTCATGCTCTTCCTCATCGGCGTGACGGTCGTTCATCTCCTCGACCCCACAGGACTGGCCAGGATCCTCTACCTGTCCGCCGCCGCGGGGATCCTCGGCTGGCTTGCTTTCAGGTTTCTGCTCGCGCCGCTCCGCCAATCACCCACGGACCTGCAGGTCGCCCGTTATATTGAAGAACGTCATCCCGCGCTGAACGACGCCCTGGTCAGCGCCGTGGAATACGGCGACACGCACCTCCGGCGACCGCAGAAGGACCTGATGGACCAGGTGCTGGAGTACGTCGCCGGTTACACCGAGCAGATCGAATACAAGAAGATCGTGGACCGCAGGCGCCACGCCCGCCTCCAGGCTGCCGCGGCCGGCGCCGTCCTGGTCCTCGCCGTCATGATCTTGCTGGAACCCGGTTATTTCGGCCGGTCCGCCCTCCGGCTGGTGTCGTGGACCCAGTTGGAACCGGCCTTGCCCGGCGGCATACGCGTGGAACCCGGCGACGTAAGGATAAGTCGTGGACACAGTCTGACCGTCACCGCCATCCTGGGCAGCGGTCTTGCCCCGGACCCTAGCCTGTTCGTCCGGTTCGGACAGGACGAAGACTGGTCGACGCTGGACCTGTATACGACAGACAGTGAGCGGACCTTCGCCGGCGACATCCACGGGATCGGCGAGAACGCTCGGTACTATGTGGCCGTGGCCGGAACCCGGTCGAGTGAATTCCAGATTACCGCCATCGATCCGCCCTACGTCGAACGGATCGACGCCAGGTACGACTTCCCGGATTACATGGATCTCGTCTCGAAGACCGAGGAAGACCGCGGAGACATCACTGCGCCGGTAGGCACGCGGGTCGCCCTGCGCATCACCGCGAGCAAACCGGTGGTATCCGGCGCGATGCGCTACAGCGACGGCCGGTCCCTTGAACTGGAAGTGGCCGGGGAGGATCTCGAGGGTGCCTTCGTCGTGCGCGAGGACCTTTCCTATTCGATACACGTGGTGGATTCGGACGGCATCGCGAACGACGATCCGGTGGAGTATTACGTCCGGGCGCTGCAGGACCGCGCGCCCCGAGTGACCATCCTCGAACCGGAGCGAGACACGCGGGTTTCCCCGGTCGATGAAGTCATGATACGCGCCGAGGCCGAGGATGATTTCGGCCTGGCGTCCTTTTCGCTCAACTACGCGGTGAACGGCGGTGACGAAGTCGTCGTGGACCTGGGCGCAATGCAGCGCGAATCAAGCGGCACGGTCTGGGAGGGAGAACACGTGGTTTACCTCGAGAACCTCGGGGTCCAGCCGGGCGATTTCGTCGCCTACTACGCGGAGGCGGACGACCGCAGGACCGAAGCCGGCACCTCCGCGACGGATATCTACTTTATCGAGATCAAGCCATTCGATGCAACCTACCGCCAGGCTGAAGGTGGAGGC
- a CDS encoding DUF58 domain-containing protein, with product MTEVPRFLDPSTLSSLSSMEMRARIVVEGFVSGLHKSPYRGFGVEFVEYRQYTPGDDIRHVDWKAVARSDRYYVKEYEDETNLQCVILLDRSASMGYGGQRNPALDKLEYGSYLAASLAYLILRQGDGVGLVTFDQVVHDYLPPSSKNTQWLAIHSTLDELRADEGTDLGRPLHELAESMPRRGLVILISDLIDDVEQMMNALMHFRFKGHEVLVFHIVDREELTFPFSETARFDDPETGERITVAPSAIRADYLAAVEEFMESIRTGCAKIQVDYERMETDRPLDFALFSYLSRRMVKR from the coding sequence ATGACCGAAGTCCCCCGCTTCCTCGATCCGAGCACCCTCTCCAGTCTCTCCTCCATGGAAATGCGCGCCCGCATCGTGGTCGAAGGGTTCGTATCCGGCCTCCACAAGAGCCCGTACCGGGGCTTCGGCGTGGAGTTCGTGGAATACCGGCAGTATACGCCGGGCGACGACATCCGTCACGTGGACTGGAAAGCCGTGGCGCGGTCGGACCGGTACTACGTCAAGGAATACGAGGACGAGACGAACCTGCAGTGCGTGATACTCCTCGACCGCAGCGCGTCCATGGGTTACGGCGGACAGCGGAACCCAGCACTTGACAAGCTCGAATACGGATCCTATCTCGCGGCTTCCCTGGCGTATCTCATTCTGCGGCAGGGGGACGGGGTGGGACTCGTCACCTTCGACCAGGTCGTACACGACTACCTGCCGCCCAGTTCGAAGAATACCCAGTGGCTCGCCATCCACTCGACCCTGGATGAGCTGCGCGCGGACGAAGGCACCGATTTGGGAAGACCCCTGCACGAACTCGCCGAATCGATGCCGAGGCGGGGACTGGTCATCCTCATTTCCGATCTGATCGACGACGTCGAGCAGATGATGAACGCCCTGATGCACTTTCGCTTCAAGGGTCATGAAGTGCTGGTCTTTCACATCGTCGACCGGGAAGAACTCACCTTCCCTTTCAGCGAAACCGCGCGGTTCGACGACCCGGAAACCGGCGAAAGGATCACGGTGGCTCCGTCGGCCATACGGGCGGACTACCTGGCAGCGGTGGAGGAATTCATGGAATCGATCAGGACCGGATGCGCGAAGATCCAGGTCGACTATGAGCGCATGGAGACCGACCGGCCGCTGGATTTCGCGCTTTTTTCCTATCTGAGCAGGCGCATGGTGAAACGTTAA